One Azospirillum lipoferum 4B DNA segment encodes these proteins:
- a CDS encoding GntR family transcriptional regulator codes for MLNKIDVDSGEPIARRVYRVLRQAIVTMQFRPGQALSEQEIADQLGVSRQPVREAFIKLSESGLLTIRPQRGTFVVKISVKQVLDARFVREAVETAVVRKACETITPAGLAELRDNLKAQWDIADEAVPVRFLELDEAFHRTIAIGAECEYAWRIVEETKAQMDRVRYLSVPYATPIRRLISQHQAVLEAIVARDPAKAEAAMGMHLREILTSLPELEGKFPDLFTLEDGGTPPAPKTSSRSAGRSKVAGLR; via the coding sequence ATGTTGAACAAGATCGACGTGGACTCCGGGGAGCCGATCGCGCGGCGCGTGTACCGGGTGCTGCGCCAAGCCATCGTGACGATGCAGTTCCGCCCGGGTCAAGCCCTGTCCGAGCAGGAAATCGCCGACCAGCTCGGCGTCAGCCGCCAGCCGGTGCGCGAGGCCTTCATCAAGCTGAGCGAGTCCGGGTTGCTGACCATTCGGCCGCAGCGCGGCACCTTCGTCGTCAAGATCTCGGTCAAGCAGGTGCTCGACGCCCGCTTCGTCCGCGAGGCGGTGGAGACCGCGGTGGTCCGCAAGGCTTGCGAGACCATCACGCCGGCCGGCCTCGCCGAACTGCGCGACAATCTGAAGGCCCAGTGGGACATCGCTGACGAAGCGGTGCCGGTGCGCTTCCTGGAGCTGGACGAGGCCTTCCACCGCACCATCGCCATCGGGGCGGAGTGCGAATATGCCTGGCGCATCGTGGAGGAGACGAAGGCCCAGATGGACCGCGTCCGCTACCTCAGCGTGCCCTATGCCACGCCGATCCGCCGGCTGATCTCGCAGCATCAGGCGGTGCTGGAGGCCATCGTCGCCCGCGATCCCGCCAAGGCCGAGGCGGCGATGGGCATGCATCTGCGCGAGATCCTGACGTCTCTGCCCGAACTGGAAGGCAAGTTCCCCGACCTGTTCACGCTGGAGGATGGGGGGACGCCACCCGCCCCCAAGACCTCCTCGCGGTCTGCCGGCCGCTCTAAGGTTGCCGGATTGCGCTGA